One window of Penaeus chinensis breed Huanghai No. 1 chromosome 3, ASM1920278v2, whole genome shotgun sequence genomic DNA carries:
- the LOC125044911 gene encoding cytochrome c oxidase subunit 5A, mitochondrial-like: MFRSALTRVSHVAKASLLETSSRIPAATASRSMSKHSTETDAEFDARYEAYFTRPDIDGWEVRKAMNDLCGMDLVPEPKIIIAALNACRRCNDYALAVRFIEAIKDKCGSKQKEIYPYVLQEIQPTLSQLGISTPEEMGYDKPELALESVYDQ, encoded by the exons ATGTTCCGCTCTGCACTCACGAGGGTCAGCCATGTCGCCAAGGCATCTCTGCTGGAGACCTCCTCGAGGATTCCTGCGG CAACCGCCAGCCGCAGCATGTCCAAACATTCAACAGAGACAGATGCTGAATTTGATGCTCGTTATGAAGCATACTTCACCCGACCAGACATTGATGGTTGGGAAGTTCGCAAG GCCATGAATGACCTTTGTGGTATGGACTTGGTTCCTGAGCCCAAGATCATTATTGCTGCTCTGAATGCTTGCCGTCGTTGCAATGACTATGCCTTGGCAGTGCGCTTCATTGAGGCAATCAAGGACAAGTGTGGCTCCAAACAGAAGGAAATCTATCCTTATGTTTTACAG GAGATCCAGCCTACACTGTCTCAGTTGGGCATCAGCACCCCAGAAGAAATGGGCTACGACAAGCCTGAGCTTGCTCTAGAGAGTGTGTATGACCAATAA